GCACCGACGGGCCGAAGCGTCTTGATCCTGCACAGGGATCAACAACATATGACAACATGGCGATTGTCCAGATGTACGAGACGCTGCTCATCAATAAGTACACAAATCCACTTGAGATAGAGCCGCTCTTGCTTGCAGAGATGCCGACCACAGAGGACGACGGGAAAACGTGGCACTTCAAGCTGAAAGACGGAGTCGTGTTCTATAACCCGCACAAAGAGAATCTCTTTGGCGGTTCAAAGACCCGTCCGCTGACAACTGATGACGTGTTTTACTCGCTGAAACGATTGGCTGACAAGAAGAACCAGCTCAAGAACTGGTGGCTACTGGAAAATACGATCGTTGGTTTCGACGAGTACAAGGAAACACAGAACGAATCTGCATACTTTGACTACGACGCGCCAGTTTCTGGTTTCAGAAAGATCAGTGATTCCGAGTTTGAGATTGAGCTTGTGAAGCCGGTCTACCGGTTCCTGTACATTCTCAGCATGTTCCAGACCTCGATCGTCCCGCGTGAGGCTGTTGAAGCCTTTGGTGATGATTTTTCGTTCAAGCCTGTTGGCACAGGTCCGTTTACTCTCGACACATGGGTGCCGAAGATCAGCCTCACCCTGAACAGGAATCCTCATTACCACGATGTGCGGTATCCCGCTCGTGATGATTGGTCGCGTGATGATCGCCGCTTGCGGATGCATCGTGCTGCTGGCGAGCAGGTGCCATTTGTTGATCGCATCGAGTTCACAATGTTCATTGAGGATCAGCCGATGTGGCTGACGTTCAGTCAGAACGACATCGCATATACCGAAGTTCCAGCGGAGTACTTTGAGAAGGCGTTCGACAAACGCACACGCGAACTCCGCTCCGAACTGGCAAACCGCGGTGTGAGATCACACTCAAATATGCTGCTTGATTTCATCTTCCGCCACTTCAACATGGAGGATCCAATCCTTGGTATGTACGAAGAGGACGGGAGCTACTCAGAAAAGCATCGTGCGTTTCGTCAGGCAATCTGCTATGCGGTTGATCTCGATGAGTTTAATGAAACATTTTACAACGGGCTCAATGTTGTGTATGACGGTCCAATTCCTCCCGGCCTTGACGGGTTCCCAAGTGAACGCCCCGAATCAAGCTCGCGAGGACTTGATCTGGTCAAGGCACGCCAGAAGCTTGTTGAAGCTGGGTTTACCGTGGTGAACGGCAAGGCGACCGATGCACCAACGATTGACTTTTACACAAGCCGCGGCGGAAACAACCAGGAACAGACCGAGATGCTGGAGCGTCAGCTTGCAGAGATCGGCATCTCCATCAACAAGAACCTCGTCGATTTTTCAACACTAATCGAGTTTGTCGATAACAAGAAAGCGCAGTTCTTTGGGTTCGCATGGTCCAGCGACTATCCAGACGCTGAGAACAATCTCGCGCTTTTCTATGGCCCGAACGAATCGCCAGGCTCAAACCACGGTAACTACAAGCGTCCCGAGTATGACGCGATGTATCAGAATATCATTACCATGCCGCCCAGCTCGGAGCGCACAGAGATCTATGTCACGATGCGTGACATGATCCTTGAAGATGCGCCGTACGTTGGATCAATGGCGCGTGAGCGATTCTATCTGATCAACCCCTGGGCATTGAACTTCAAGCCAACCGAGCGATACTGGAGCTGGTTCAAGTTTGTCGACGTGGATGATTCGCTTCGATAAGCTCCGCATTGGTTCCTGAAGCGATTCCTCTAATATGTTTGCCGTACGTGTGTATGGTCGGTGTCTTACTCTGAAAAGGTCTGCCTATGTGGTCGTACATCATCCGCAGATTGCTGTACAACATTCCGGTGTACCTTGGCATTCTGCTGCTGGTCATGCTCGCGCTGCGAGTGAACGATCCTGTGACCGCGTATCAGGGGAAGAACGCGACTGCTGAACAGAAGGAACAACTTCGCAAGGACATGGGACTTGACAGGCCGTTCCTTGTGCAGTATGGCACGTTTGTGTCCCGGGTCGTCACACTGAACTTCAAGGATCGAAGTTGGGAGGAGAAGCGCCCGATCGGGCAGATGATTCGTGCGGCTGTCCCGCCGACCATCATGATCACAGTGCCGCAGTTGTTTCTCACGGCTTCGATCTCGATTGTGATCGGACTGGTCTGCTCGTTTTACAGAGGAAGATTGCCGGATAAGTCGCTCATGTTCGCGGCTGTGCTTGGGATGAGCATCAGCTATCTCGTCTACATTATGATGGGGCAGTACTACGGAGCCTATGTGCTTGGGGGCAAGGGCATCACTCCCTTTGAGGTTGAAGGATACGAGCCGATCTTCAGCTTCGAGCCGAATGCACCTGAAAAAGCGTCGTTCTTTA
Above is a genomic segment from Phycisphaeraceae bacterium containing:
- a CDS encoding ABC transporter permease; the encoded protein is MWSYIIRRLLYNIPVYLGILLLVMLALRVNDPVTAYQGKNATAEQKEQLRKDMGLDRPFLVQYGTFVSRVVTLNFKDRSWEEKRPIGQMIRAAVPPTIMITVPQLFLTASISIVIGLVCSFYRGRLPDKSLMFAAVLGMSISYLVYIMMGQYYGAYVLGGKGITPFEVEGYEPIFSFEPNAPEKASFFMPGNWMKYCALPVLIGVIVGMGYDTRFYRAVMVEECTRDYITTARAKGATNRKIMFVHMLKNAMIPIITRIMISLPFLIAGSILAEYYFNIPGMGRLLINSINSKDFPVVQYVTALFAAVVIFTVILTDVLYAVVDPRVRLS